In Thermomonas carbonis, a single genomic region encodes these proteins:
- a CDS encoding PhzF family phenazine biosynthesis protein, with amino-acid sequence MPRPALKLGYLQLDVFAARAGTGNPLGVVFDAGDMDTAAMQALAAWLNLSETIFFLPPDGGADYRIRIFTPGSELPFAGHPSVGAAWTAVVHGLATPRDGQLVQQCEAGLLPVEITGDHAQPRVAVRSPRAKHLQEYAPQAGLDAIALPGQPAALWNNGPSWWMVEAASAEALRGLKPDFAAIAAWTNATSSTGVAIFALEPEDGHDVVVRAFCPGDAVNVPEDPVTGSANALVGALLHAQGRLPGGDGRYIASQGRELGRDGRVHVRVDDDGEVWIGGEVQQVIAGTLDW; translated from the coding sequence ATGCCACGTCCTGCTCTGAAACTGGGATACCTGCAGCTCGATGTTTTCGCCGCGCGCGCCGGCACCGGCAACCCGCTGGGCGTGGTGTTCGATGCCGGCGACATGGACACCGCCGCGATGCAGGCACTGGCCGCGTGGCTGAACCTGTCGGAGACGATTTTCTTCCTGCCGCCCGATGGGGGAGCGGACTACCGGATCCGCATCTTCACCCCGGGCAGCGAACTGCCCTTCGCCGGCCATCCCAGCGTGGGCGCAGCGTGGACAGCGGTGGTGCACGGCCTCGCCACCCCGCGCGACGGCCAACTGGTGCAGCAGTGCGAGGCCGGGCTGTTGCCGGTCGAGATCACTGGCGACCATGCCCAGCCGCGCGTCGCCGTGCGCAGCCCGCGCGCGAAACACTTGCAGGAATACGCGCCGCAGGCCGGACTGGACGCCATCGCACTCCCCGGGCAGCCCGCCGCGCTGTGGAACAACGGGCCGTCGTGGTGGATGGTCGAAGCCGCATCGGCCGAAGCGCTGCGCGGCCTCAAGCCGGACTTCGCCGCCATCGCTGCATGGACCAACGCGACGAGCTCCACCGGCGTGGCGATCTTCGCGCTGGAGCCCGAGGATGGCCACGACGTCGTGGTCCGCGCCTTCTGCCCTGGCGACGCGGTCAACGTGCCGGAAGACCCGGTGACCGGCAGCGCCAACGCATTGGTCGGCGCGCTGCTGCATGCGCAAGGCCGCCTGCCCGGCGGTGATGGCCGCTACATCGCCAGCCAGGGCCGCGAACTCGGCCGCGACGGCCGCGTGCATGTGCGCGTGGACGATGACGGCGAGGTCTGGATTGGCGGTGAGGTGCAGCAGGTCATCGCCGGCACCCTGGATTGGTAA
- a CDS encoding PhzF family phenazine biosynthesis protein — protein sequence MPRRYVQLDVFASRPGDGNPLAVVLDAEGLDDVAMQAIAKWTRLPETTFVFPAVSDDATHRIRIFSPRREVPFAGHPSVGTAHALLDAGLIAAREGFVVQDGIAGKLPLKVTSEGAERTIAVRTPRARVQEIATPDDPRLRDAVAGLELGELPPVLMDGGRRWWLAELASETALRNATPNWDAIIALANATESMGLFVYARSDDPVYHFAVRAFVGAPAQFEDAASGAANATLAAWLAERNALPDLPGGFYRVSQGREVGHDAIIELSIDADGDVWSGGRAVAVVSGSLDWPE from the coding sequence ATGCCCCGTCGCTACGTGCAACTCGATGTGTTCGCCTCGCGCCCCGGCGACGGCAATCCGCTGGCCGTGGTGCTGGATGCCGAAGGCCTCGATGACGTGGCGATGCAGGCGATCGCCAAGTGGACGCGGCTGCCGGAAACCACCTTCGTGTTTCCCGCGGTGTCCGACGACGCTACCCACCGCATCCGCATCTTCAGCCCCCGCCGCGAAGTGCCATTCGCCGGCCATCCCAGCGTCGGCACCGCGCATGCGCTGCTGGATGCCGGACTGATCGCAGCGCGCGAAGGCTTCGTTGTGCAGGACGGGATCGCCGGCAAATTGCCGCTGAAGGTCACCAGTGAAGGCGCGGAACGCACCATCGCCGTGCGCACCCCGCGTGCCCGCGTGCAGGAGATCGCCACACCCGACGACCCGCGCCTGCGCGATGCCGTGGCCGGACTGGAACTGGGCGAACTGCCACCGGTGCTGATGGACGGCGGCCGCCGGTGGTGGCTGGCCGAACTGGCCAGCGAAACCGCGCTGCGCAATGCCACCCCCAACTGGGACGCGATCATCGCGCTGGCCAACGCCACCGAGAGCATGGGCCTGTTCGTCTACGCACGCAGCGACGACCCGGTCTATCACTTCGCCGTGCGCGCCTTCGTTGGCGCACCGGCGCAATTCGAGGACGCCGCCTCCGGCGCTGCCAACGCGACGCTGGCCGCGTGGCTCGCCGAACGCAACGCATTGCCCGACCTGCCCGGCGGTTTCTACCGCGTCAGCCAGGGCCGCGAAGTCGGCCATGACGCGATCATCGAACTGAGCATCGATGCCGATGGCGATGTGTGGTCGGGCGGGCGCGCGGTGGCGGTGGTGAGCGGGTCGCTGGACTGGCCGGAGTAG
- a CDS encoding VOC family protein: MAKVTGIGGVFFKSTGKGAALGAWYRDHLGLELSDFGGAVLKWPEDKAEDGGLTVWCVADADSTWFSPSEASMMVNYRVDDLDGLLTQLRAADVAIVKGPESHENGKFAWIMDPEGNKVELWQPMAWAPGNKGD, encoded by the coding sequence ATGGCGAAGGTGACGGGGATCGGCGGGGTGTTCTTCAAGAGCACGGGGAAGGGCGCGGCGCTGGGCGCGTGGTATCGCGATCACCTGGGGTTGGAGTTGTCGGATTTCGGCGGGGCGGTTCTGAAGTGGCCGGAAGACAAAGCGGAAGATGGCGGGCTCACCGTCTGGTGCGTGGCCGACGCCGACAGCACATGGTTCAGCCCCAGCGAGGCCTCGATGATGGTGAATTACCGCGTCGACGATCTGGATGGGTTGCTGACGCAATTGCGGGCCGCCGATGTGGCGATCGTCAAGGGTCCCGAGTCGCACGAAAACGGCAAGTTCGCCTGGATCATGGATCCCGAAGGCAACAAGGTGGAGCTGTGGCAGCCGATGGCGTGGGCACCGGGCAACAAGGGCGATTGA
- a CDS encoding glycine zipper 2TM domain-containing protein, producing MKRLSSALLAVGLIVASTTAFAQSGYDNRYGNDRYQSQGEGYYDYARVVRVDPALDGDYRGYDDDRTSGYYGNGGQRCYETTTAGRYERDGGYQDGYRNDGYYDNYGRSRSGYGYGNEGGRNVATIVGGIAGAVLGSKMGGGSGTYATTAIGSMVGGMAGRQIYDQTQQNRYVRPASVRVCDPEPVRSNGYGSYNDGYDSYRTGNATAYDVTYEYNGRRYTRRMDYHPGERVRVRVDVSPQ from the coding sequence ATGAAGCGCCTTTCCTCCGCCCTGCTGGCCGTTGGCCTGATCGTCGCCAGCACCACTGCCTTCGCACAGTCTGGTTACGACAACCGCTACGGCAACGATCGCTACCAGTCACAAGGCGAGGGCTATTACGACTACGCCCGCGTCGTTCGCGTGGATCCGGCACTGGATGGCGACTATCGCGGCTATGACGACGACCGCACCTCGGGCTACTACGGCAACGGCGGCCAGCGCTGCTACGAAACCACCACCGCCGGCCGCTACGAGCGCGACGGTGGTTACCAGGATGGCTACCGCAACGACGGCTACTACGACAACTACGGTCGTTCGCGCAGCGGCTACGGCTACGGCAACGAAGGCGGCCGCAACGTCGCCACCATCGTCGGCGGTATCGCCGGCGCGGTGCTCGGCAGCAAGATGGGCGGCGGTAGCGGTACCTACGCCACCACCGCCATCGGCTCGATGGTCGGCGGCATGGCCGGTCGGCAGATCTACGACCAGACCCAGCAGAACCGGTACGTGCGCCCCGCCAGCGTCCGCGTCTGCGACCCGGAACCCGTGCGCAGCAACGGCTACGGCAGTTACAACGACGGCTACGACAGCTACCGCACCGGCAATGCGACCGCCTACGACGTCACCTACGAATACAACGGCCGTCGCTACACCCGCCGGATGGACTACCACCCCGGCGAACGCGTGCGCGTCCGCGTGGATGTCTCGCCGCAGTAA
- a CDS encoding aminotransferase class IV, with protein MTQGTQHATDDSRNADIRIWINGTLHHRDQAFVSVFDSGFVLGDGVWEGLRVVDGQPAFLDAHFDRLYEGAKAIMLDIGMDRAALEAAIRDTLAGNGMDTGSGVHIRLMVTRGVKRTPYQDPRVTVGPATVVIIPEYKTASPEHAAHGITLFTVHVRRGFPDVQDPKLNSHSKLNCITACIQAYTAGADEGLMLDPHGFVATCNSTHFFIVRKGEVWTSTGDYCLGGITRSNVIAICREAGIPVFEKNFSLTEVYGADEAFVTGTFAGVVPVRSIDGRAISSGRGPMVERLQGLYRDWLARDIAARKKLAGVSP; from the coding sequence ATGACCCAAGGCACCCAGCACGCGACGGACGACTCGCGCAACGCCGACATCCGCATCTGGATCAACGGCACGCTGCATCATCGCGACCAGGCGTTCGTGTCGGTGTTCGACAGCGGCTTCGTGCTCGGCGATGGCGTGTGGGAAGGCCTGCGCGTGGTCGACGGGCAGCCGGCCTTCCTCGACGCCCACTTCGACCGCCTGTACGAAGGCGCGAAGGCGATCATGCTCGACATCGGCATGGATCGCGCCGCGCTGGAAGCGGCGATCCGCGACACCCTGGCCGGCAACGGCATGGACACCGGCAGCGGCGTGCACATCCGCCTGATGGTGACCCGCGGGGTCAAGCGCACGCCCTACCAGGACCCGCGTGTGACCGTCGGCCCGGCCACCGTCGTGATCATTCCCGAGTACAAGACCGCATCGCCGGAACACGCGGCGCACGGCATCACCCTGTTCACCGTGCACGTGCGCCGCGGCTTCCCCGACGTGCAGGATCCCAAGCTCAATTCGCACAGCAAGCTCAACTGCATCACCGCCTGCATCCAGGCCTACACGGCAGGCGCCGACGAAGGCCTGATGCTGGATCCGCATGGCTTCGTGGCCACCTGCAATTCCACTCATTTCTTCATCGTCCGCAAGGGCGAGGTGTGGACCTCGACCGGCGATTACTGCCTGGGCGGGATCACCCGTTCCAACGTGATCGCAATCTGCCGCGAGGCCGGCATCCCGGTGTTCGAGAAAAACTTCAGCCTGACCGAGGTTTATGGTGCCGACGAGGCCTTCGTCACCGGCACCTTCGCCGGCGTGGTGCCGGTGCGCAGCATCGATGGGCGCGCGATCAGCAGCGGGCGCGGGCCGATGGTGGAGCGCCTGCAAGGCCTGTATCGCGACTGGCTCGCGCGCGACATCGCCGCTCGCAAAAAACTCGCAGGCGTTTCGCCGTGA
- a CDS encoding sulfotransferase: MSEPLRIAMWSGPRNISTAMMRAWENREDCAVSDEPLYAHYLADTGLDHPGRDEVIADGETDWRKVVDALTGPAPGDAPVWYQKHMTHHLLPHIDHGWIGGLRNVLLIRDPREVVASYVKSRAEIAADDIGLRQQVELYEELAAGGEAPPVIDSGDFLRAPEAHLRGLCDWLGIDFSERMLRWPKGPRRSDGIWAPHWYAHVRESTGFEAPGPRAIELSEAAQAVVDACQPHYARLHALRLRVA, encoded by the coding sequence GTGAGCGAACCCTTGCGGATCGCGATGTGGTCTGGCCCGCGCAACATCTCCACCGCGATGATGCGCGCCTGGGAAAACCGCGAGGACTGCGCGGTCAGCGACGAACCGCTGTATGCGCACTACCTCGCCGATACCGGCCTGGACCATCCCGGCCGCGACGAAGTGATCGCCGACGGCGAGACCGATTGGCGCAAGGTCGTCGATGCGTTGACCGGCCCCGCGCCGGGCGATGCACCGGTCTGGTACCAGAAGCACATGACCCACCACCTGCTGCCGCACATCGACCATGGCTGGATTGGCGGGCTGCGCAACGTCCTGCTGATCCGCGACCCGCGCGAGGTCGTGGCGTCCTATGTGAAGTCGCGGGCGGAAATCGCAGCGGACGACATCGGCCTGCGCCAACAGGTCGAGCTTTACGAGGAACTCGCTGCAGGCGGCGAAGCGCCGCCGGTGATCGATTCCGGCGATTTCCTGCGCGCGCCGGAAGCGCACTTGCGCGGGTTGTGCGACTGGCTCGGCATCGACTTCAGCGAACGCATGCTGCGCTGGCCGAAAGGGCCTCGCCGGAGCGATGGCATCTGGGCGCCACACTGGTATGCGCATGTCCGGGAATCCACCGGCTTCGAGGCGCCGGGGCCGCGGGCGATCGAACTGAGCGAGGCCGCGCAAGCGGTAGTCGATGCATGCCAGCCTCACTACGCAAGGCTGCACGCGCTGCGGTTGCGGGTGGCCTAG
- the fusA gene encoding elongation factor G produces MSYSTQQIRNVALAGHPGAGKTTLFEALLHAGGAIQTAGTIERGSTVSDFDPIERERSHSIDAAIASIDHAPLGQPPIHVNLIDTPGYPDFRGPTLSALAAVETVAVVVDADTGISYGTHRMMEHAKARGLCRVIVVNKIDHPGAKLGALLDNLRETFGSEVLPLNLPNEGGKSVVDCFWQSTGTSNLGPVADWHRRIIDQVVEINETVMDHYLDLGEGGLSGQELHDAFEQCLREGHLVPVCFVSARSGAGVRELLDVAERLFPHPGEANPPPFMKGTGDEAQPIVATPDPQAHVIADVFKIINDPFVGKLGIFRVYQGTVKKDTQLFVDDGKKAFKVAHLFKLKGKDHVEVAQAIPGDIAAVAKIDDLHFDAVLHDSHDEDHIHLAPMAFPKPMFGLAIEPASKGQEQKLATALHKLAEEDPAFLVEHNIETNETVMRGLSDLHLRIMLQRLKDKYGVDVKTHPPRIAYRETISSNADGHHRHKKQTGGAGQFGEVFLRIEPLPRGGGFEFVDEVKGGTIPGQFLPAVEKGVRQVLSGGAVAGYPMQDVRVIVYDGKHHPVDSKEVAFVAAGKKAFLDAIGKARPQVLEPIAELQVTAPEQHMGDISGGLSSKRARINGTDSQRGEIVVKAQVPLSELEGYAAELKSVTAGRGRYALDFSHYEPVPPQVQQKLVEAWKSPHHDDD; encoded by the coding sequence ATGTCCTACAGCACACAGCAGATCCGCAACGTGGCCCTGGCAGGCCACCCCGGCGCCGGCAAGACCACCCTGTTCGAAGCCCTGCTGCATGCCGGCGGCGCCATCCAGACGGCAGGCACCATCGAACGCGGCAGCACGGTCTCCGACTTCGACCCGATCGAACGCGAACGCAGCCATTCCATCGACGCCGCGATCGCCAGCATCGACCACGCCCCGCTCGGGCAACCGCCGATCCACGTCAACCTGATCGACACCCCCGGATATCCGGATTTCCGCGGCCCGACCCTGTCCGCGCTGGCGGCGGTGGAAACGGTGGCGGTGGTGGTGGATGCCGACACCGGCATCAGCTACGGCACCCACCGGATGATGGAGCACGCCAAGGCGCGCGGTCTGTGCCGGGTGATCGTGGTCAACAAGATCGATCATCCGGGCGCGAAACTCGGTGCGTTGCTGGACAACCTGCGCGAGACCTTCGGCAGCGAAGTGCTGCCGCTCAACCTCCCGAACGAAGGCGGAAAATCCGTCGTCGACTGCTTCTGGCAATCCACCGGCACCAGCAACCTCGGCCCGGTCGCCGACTGGCACCGCAGGATCATCGACCAGGTGGTCGAGATCAACGAGACCGTGATGGACCATTACCTCGACCTCGGCGAGGGCGGGTTGTCCGGACAGGAACTGCACGACGCCTTCGAGCAATGCCTGCGCGAGGGCCACCTGGTGCCGGTCTGCTTCGTGTCCGCGCGCAGCGGCGCCGGCGTGCGCGAGTTGCTCGACGTGGCGGAGCGGTTGTTCCCGCATCCCGGCGAGGCCAATCCGCCGCCCTTCATGAAGGGCACCGGCGACGAGGCGCAACCGATCGTCGCCACCCCCGATCCGCAGGCGCATGTCATCGCCGACGTGTTCAAGATCATCAACGATCCCTTCGTAGGCAAGCTCGGCATCTTCCGGGTTTACCAGGGCACGGTGAAGAAGGACACCCAGCTGTTCGTCGACGACGGCAAGAAGGCCTTCAAGGTCGCCCACCTGTTCAAGCTCAAGGGCAAGGACCACGTCGAAGTGGCGCAGGCGATTCCCGGCGACATCGCCGCGGTGGCCAAGATCGACGACCTGCATTTCGATGCGGTGCTGCACGACTCGCACGACGAGGATCACATCCACCTGGCACCGATGGCGTTCCCGAAGCCGATGTTCGGGCTTGCAATCGAGCCCGCCAGCAAGGGCCAGGAACAGAAGCTGGCGACCGCGCTGCACAAACTGGCAGAGGAAGACCCGGCCTTCCTGGTCGAACACAACATCGAAACCAACGAGACGGTGATGCGCGGGCTGTCCGACCTGCACCTGCGGATCATGCTGCAGCGTTTGAAGGACAAGTACGGCGTCGACGTGAAGACGCATCCGCCGCGCATCGCCTACCGCGAAACCATCAGCAGCAACGCCGACGGCCACCATCGCCACAAGAAACAGACCGGTGGCGCCGGCCAGTTCGGCGAGGTGTTCCTGCGCATCGAACCGCTGCCCCGCGGTGGCGGTTTCGAGTTCGTCGATGAAGTGAAGGGCGGCACCATCCCGGGCCAGTTCCTGCCGGCGGTGGAAAAAGGCGTGCGCCAGGTGCTGTCCGGCGGCGCGGTCGCCGGCTACCCGATGCAGGACGTGCGCGTGATCGTGTACGACGGCAAGCATCACCCGGTGGATTCCAAGGAAGTCGCGTTCGTCGCTGCCGGCAAGAAGGCGTTCCTGGATGCGATCGGCAAGGCACGACCACAGGTGCTGGAGCCGATCGCCGAACTGCAAGTCACCGCGCCCGAGCAGCACATGGGCGACATCAGCGGCGGACTGTCGTCGAAGCGTGCACGCATCAACGGCACCGATTCGCAACGCGGCGAGATCGTGGTCAAGGCGCAGGTGCCGCTGTCGGAACTGGAGGGTTACGCGGCGGAACTGAAATCGGTGACCGCCGGGCGTGGTCGTTATGCGTTGGACTTCAGCCATTACGAACCGGTTCCGCCGCAGGTCCAGCAGAAACTCGTCGAGGCCTGGAAGTCGCCGCACCACGACGACGACTGA
- a CDS encoding M23 family metallopeptidase — protein sequence MPTHAASPVRRRRFPASLLFLLVVGVALALWWRASPMPRALPELFRLWRQPPALEVPVPVAGVRVRAIADTWGGPRDGGRRHQGTDIFAERGTPVLSATDGIVARIGDYGIGGRHAWVLGPGGERHYYAHLDDWAPGLHAWQRVRAGEVIGIVGNTGNARTTPPHLHYGIYNQAGALNPYPRLRDAKPSHLNAPPPR from the coding sequence ATGCCGACACATGCCGCCAGCCCCGTTCGCCGCCGCCGCTTCCCCGCCAGCCTGTTGTTCCTGCTCGTGGTCGGCGTCGCGCTGGCCCTGTGGTGGCGGGCCTCGCCGATGCCGCGTGCCTTGCCCGAACTGTTCCGCCTGTGGCGGCAACCGCCAGCGCTGGAAGTTCCGGTGCCGGTGGCCGGGGTTCGCGTTCGTGCCATCGCCGACACCTGGGGCGGTCCACGCGATGGCGGGCGCAGGCATCAGGGCACCGACATCTTCGCCGAGCGCGGCACGCCGGTGCTGAGCGCGACCGACGGCATCGTGGCGCGGATCGGCGATTACGGGATCGGCGGCAGGCATGCATGGGTGCTCGGTCCCGGCGGCGAGCGCCACTACTACGCCCACCTCGACGACTGGGCACCCGGCCTGCATGCCTGGCAGCGGGTTCGCGCGGGCGAAGTCATCGGCATCGTCGGCAACACCGGCAACGCGCGGACCACGCCGCCGCACCTGCACTACGGCATCTACAACCAAGCCGGCGCACTCAACCCATACCCTCGCCTGCGCGATGCGAAACCGTCACACTTGAACGCGCCGCCGCCCCGCTAA
- a CDS encoding DUF1439 domain-containing protein → MRKSIALLALLLAGMLAACSSLGTSVLLGRDIVFTAPQLQAQLDRKFPRDYKKLGGLLNFSLMNPRLSLPPGGRLHLDFDIGMGGPGNARTPSGHFSVESGLRFDPGTRGLHMDQPQIVAVDVPALGGVMNDSARSMLNSWLLDYAREEPVYRLDDSTVGRMASRRIERVDIDPGLITIRLD, encoded by the coding sequence ATGCGCAAATCGATCGCCTTGCTCGCCCTGCTGCTCGCCGGCATGCTGGCCGCGTGTTCCAGCCTGGGTACGTCCGTGTTGCTGGGCCGCGACATCGTCTTCACCGCGCCGCAATTGCAGGCGCAGCTGGACCGCAAATTCCCGCGCGACTACAAGAAACTCGGCGGGCTGCTCAACTTCAGCCTGATGAACCCGCGCCTGAGCCTGCCGCCGGGCGGTCGCCTGCACCTGGACTTCGACATCGGCATGGGCGGTCCCGGCAACGCGCGCACGCCGTCCGGTCATTTCAGCGTGGAGAGCGGGCTGCGTTTCGATCCCGGCACCCGCGGCCTGCACATGGACCAGCCGCAGATCGTCGCGGTGGACGTGCCGGCGCTGGGCGGGGTGATGAACGACAGCGCGCGGAGCATGCTCAACAGCTGGCTGCTGGATTACGCGCGCGAGGAGCCGGTGTACCGGCTCGACGACAGCACCGTGGGCCGCATGGCTTCGCGCCGCATCGAACGGGTCGACATCGACCCGGGCCTGATCACCATTCGACTGGACTGA